One window of Trichoderma breve strain T069 chromosome 3, whole genome shotgun sequence genomic DNA carries:
- a CDS encoding CENP-Q, a CENPA-CAD centromere complex subunit domain-containing protein — translation MAPESSAPKRKRGRPSNASKLDIDASQEHNYATEAYDTDAPDQMRAKKRGRPRKSLSSQDDEASLSPENSKPTKKRGRPSLGGKPRNLIHEDEATPPQQKRKRGRPSLKNRELEDEDTPRRGRARHSEDDSAAQDSEEDQLLNDTPTQKQLPAQRKRGRPSLQARREDEEEVPERGLTKGKQEAKPRKRGRPSLRDISVPNKIQSKPSDNAKGKTATDSPSNTASGRRRGRPTGSTRVSTRATAEDSPAPNKQRRPQDADVEDGEDDVAPSPSKPYPHVSPHINRVRQSTIESKWSPLPETTVAAANSMLVMAHRPVLQRLSGSEQRQNHTSAALRLVSHRITRKIARGIPFPPASMPSARVPRGRQAGAAPGAPGVTDGRATELDFESVLDAKMALERQLDPALHAVELLTREKEKLERELERDYETLRNLESSAKAQGREYRGLLKKAHVLAPTPETVHSQRKQKAEQEISFTHSGASLSGGLFSDLQDPELKSLALQLSDHMESIRSNLQQADGIVPQLARSRAALQDVLFRQLSQEQYERVVLG, via the exons ATG GCGCCAGAGTCTTCAGCCCCGAAGCGCAAACGCGGGCGGCCATCCAACGCGTCCAAGCTCGATATCGACGCGTCGCAAGAGCACAACTATGCGACTGAAGCATACGATACCGACGCGCCTGATCAGATGCGCGCCAAGAAGCGCGGGAGGCCGAGGAAAAGCCTGAGTTCCCAAGACGATGAGGCCAGCCTTTCACCAGAGAACTCCAAGCCCACGAAAAAGAGAGGGCGGCCGTCACTGGGTGGCAAACCAAGGAATCTAATTCACGAGGATGAAGCGACGCCGCCTCAGCAAAAGCGGAAGCGAGGACGCCCTTCACTAAAGAATCgcgagcttgaagatgaagacacACCAAGGCGTGGGCGGGCACGGCATAGCGAGGACGATAGCGCTGCGCAAGACTCGGAAGAGGATCAGCTGCTAAACGATACCCCAACTCAGAAGCAATTGCCCGCGCAACGAAAAAGAGGCAGGCCCTCTCTGCAGGCTCGAcgggaagacgaagaggaggtgCCAGAACGCGGCCTAACGAAGGGGAAGCAAGAGGCGAAGCCACGAAAGCGAGGGCGACCATCGTTACGAGATATCAGCGTTCCAAATAAGATCCAGAGCAAACCCAGCGACAACGCCAAAGGAAAGACAGCCACTGACAGCCCGTCGAATACGGCATCAGGCCGACGCCGTGGCCGTCCTACTGGAAGTACAAGAGTCTCAACTAGAGCAACCGCAGAAGATTCACCTGCGCCTAAC aaacagcGCCGACCCCAAGATGCCGATGTCGAGGACGGGGAGGACGACGTCGCTCCCTCACCCTCAAAACCATACCCTCATGTCTCGCCACACATCAATCGCGTCCGCCAATCTACCATTGAATCTAAATGGAGCCCCCTGCCCGAAACTACCGTCGCAGCCGCCAACTCAATGCTCGTCATGGCCCACCGTCCCGTCCTCCAGCGTCTCTCCGGCTCCGAACAGCGCCAAAACCACACCTCCGCAGCGCTACGCCTCGTTTCTCATCGCATCACACGCAAAATCGCACGCGGCATCCCTTTTCCCCCAGCAAGCATGCCATCGGCCAGGGTGCCTCGTGGGAGACAAGCGGGCGCCGCTCCGGGAGCTCCTGGCGTGACCGACGGCCGTGCCACGGAGCTGGACTTTGAAAGCGTGCTCGACGCGAAGATGGCGCTGGAGCGACAGCTGGACCCGGCGCTTCACGCTGTCGAGTTGCtgacaagagagaaggagaagctggagaggGAGCTGGAGAGGGACTATGAAACGCTACGTAACTTGGAGTCCAGTGCCAAGGCTCAGGGGAGGGAGTATCGcggcttgttgaagaaggcgcATGTTCTGGCACCAACACCCGAGACAGTCCATTCACAGCGGAAGCAAAAGGCAGAGCAGGAAATATCCTTTACTCACTCCGgtgcctctctctctgggGGCCTTTTTAGT GATCTTCAGGATCCAGAGCTCAAGTCTCTGGCCCTTCAGCTCAGTGACCACATGGAAAGCATCAGGAGTAACCTCCAGCAAGCTGATGGAATCGTACCGCAGCTGGCACGTAGTCGTGCTGCCCTGCAAGATGTGCTGTTTCGGCAGTTGAGTCAAGAGCAGTATGAACGTGTGGTGCTTGGAtag
- a CDS encoding cobalamin-independent synthase, catalytic domain-containing protein, whose product MVQSAVLGFPRMGVNRDLKKATEAYWGGKISQTELLAEAKRLRLAHWKIQKDAGVDIIPSNDFALYDQVLSHIQDFGAVPERYTKDGLDTVDQYFAMGRGHQKGGVDVPSLEMVKWFDSNYHYVKPTLQDGQTFKLTATPKAVAEFNEAKEAGVTTRPVLVGPVSFLHLGKADRGQSVDPIDLLDSLLPVYEQLLTQLKEAGAETVQIDEPVLVFDLPAKTKAAFKPAYEKFASLGDKIPKLVFTTYFGDIVHNLDLLPKDIYAIHIDLVRNPEQLDTVLGALGPKTVLSAGVVDGRNIWKTNLKRAIETVESAIQKLGKDRVIVATSSSLLHTPHTLASEKKLDAEIADWFSFASEKVVEVAIIAKAVTEGPAAVREQLEANAKSIQARATSPRTNDPKVKERQSKIVPADYNRKSEFPVRIDAQQKKLNLPLFPTTTIGSFPQTKEIRLSRNKLTKGEITAQEYDSFIEQEIRDNVKIQEELGIDVFVHGEPERNDMVQYFGERLDGYAFTTHAWVQSYGSRCVRPPIIVGDISRPAPMTVKESKYAVSVSSKPMKGMLTGPVTCLRWSFPRDDIHQSVQAEQLALALRDEVVDLEKAGVDVIQVDEPALREGLPLRSGTERDAYLKWAVNAFRLSTTGVEDSTQIHSHFCYSEFQDFFHAIAALDADVLSIENSKSDAKLLSVFVDSAYPRHIGPGVYDIHSPRVPSEQEIKDRIEEMLQYLKPEQLWINPDCGLKTRQWKETKEALANMIAATKYFRAKYAK is encoded by the exons ATGGTTCAGTCCGCAGTTCTCGGTTTCCCCCGTATGGGTGTTAACCGTGACCTGAAGAAGGCTACCGAAGCTT ACTGGGGTGGAAAGATCTCTCAGACCGAGCTTCTTGCTGAGGCCAAGAGACTTCGTCTGGCTCACTGGAAGATCCAGAAGGATGCTGGCGTTGACATCATCCCCAGCAACGACTTTGCCCTGTACGACCAGGTTCTCTCTCACATCCAGGACTTTGGT GCTGTTCCTGAGCGTTACACCAAGGATGGCCTTGACACTGTTGACCAGTACTTCGCCATGGGCCGTGGCCACCAGAAGGGAGGCGTCGACGTCCCCTCTCTGGAAATGGTCAAGTGGTTCGACTCCAACTACCACTACGTCAAGCCTACTCTCCAGGATGGCCAGACCTTCAAGCTGACCGCCACCCCCAAGGCCGTTGCTGAGttcaacgaggccaaggaggctggTGTCACTACCCGCCCCGTCCTGGTCGGCCCTGTTTCCTTCCTGCACCTCGGAAAGGCCGACCGTGGCCAGTCCGTCGACCCCATCGACCTGCTCGACAGCCTTCTGCCTGTCTACGAGCAGCTCCTCACccagctcaaggaggccggTGCTGAGACTGTCCAGATCGACGAGcccgtcctcgtcttcgatcTCCCTGCCAAGACCAAGGCTGCTTTCAAGCCCGCCTATGAGAAGTTCGCCAGCCTCGGCGACAAGATCCCCAAGCTGGTCTTCACCACCTACTTCGGTGACATCGTCCACAACCTTGACCTCCTCCCCAAGGACATCTATGCCATCCACATTGACCTTGTCCGCAACCCCGAGCAGCTCGACACCGTTCTCGGTGCTCTCGGCCCCAAGACCGTCCTGTCCGCTGGTGTTGTCGACGGACGAAACATCTGGAAGACCAACCTGAAGCGCGCCATCGAGACCGTTGAGAGCGCTATCCAGAAGCTCGGCAAGGACCGTGTCATTGtcgccacctcctcctctctcctccacaCCCCCCACACCCTGGCcagcgagaagaagctggacgCTGAGATTGCCGACTGGTTCTCTTTCGCCTCTGAGAAGGTCGTTGAggttgccatcatcgccaaggcCGTCACTGAGGGCCCTGCCGCCGTCCgtgagcagctcgaggccaACGCCAAGTCCATCCAGGCTCGTGCCACCTCTCCCCGCACCAACGACcccaaggtcaaggagcgCCAGTCCAAGATTGTCCCTGCCGACTACAACCGAAAATCTGAGTTCCCCGTCCGTATCGATGctcagcagaagaagctcaaccTCCCCCTGTtccccaccaccaccattgGTTCCTTCCCCCAGACCAAGGAGATCCGTCTGTCACGAAACAAGTTGACCAAGGGCGAGATCACCGCCCAGGAGTACGACTCCTTCATCGAGCAGGAGATCCGGGACAACGTCAAGATCCAGGAGGAGCTTGGCATTGACGTCTTCGTTCACGGTGAGCCTGAGCGTAACGACATGGTCCAGTACTTCGGTGAGCGCCTGGACGGCTATGCCTTCACCACCCACGCTTGGGTTCAGAGCTACGGCTCTCGATGCGTCCGACCCCCCATCATTGTCGGTGACATCTCTCGTCCCGCCCCCATGACCGTCAAGGAGTCCAAGTACGCCGTCTCCGTTTCCAGCAAGCCCATGAAGGGTATGCTGACTGGACCCGTCACTTGCTTGCGATGGTCTTTCCCTCGTGACGACATCCACCAGTCCGTCCAGGCCGAGCAGCTTGCTCTGGCTCTCCGTGACGAGGTCGTCGACCTCGAGAAGGCCGGAGTTGACGTCATCCAGGTCGATGAGCCTGCTCTCCGTGAGGGTCTCCCTCTCCGCTCCGGCACTGAGCGTGATGCCTACCTCAAGTGGGCTGTCAACGCTTTCCGCCTGTCCACCACCGGCGTTGAGGACTCCACCCAGATCCACTCTCACTTCTGCTACTCTGAGTTCCAGGACTTCTTCCACGCTATCGCTGCCCTCGATGCCGATGTTCTGTCCATTGAGAACAGCAAGTCtgatgccaagctgctgagcGTCTTCGTCGACTCTGCCTACCCCCGCCACATCGGACCTGGTGTCTACGACATCCACTCTCCTCGTGTTCCCAGCGAGCAGGAGATCAAGGACCGCATCGAGGAGATGCTTCAGTACCTCAAGCCTGAGCAGCTCTGGATCAACCCTGACTGCGGTCTCAAGACCCGCCAGTGGaaggagaccaaggaggCTCTCGCTAACATGATTGCCGCCACCAAGTACTTCCGTGCCAAGTACGCCAAATAA
- a CDS encoding cnl2/NKP2 family protein domain-containing protein, producing MPPPSESDILTNYLLQPAPLPSITTFNQFVLLFPRPLHNSPQLRSLYRDLQAQRNAVVDAVAASIQDEVKRGVVMRREVLRLKREAEREDIDGEVEMERALFGPDSGLKSATHSLNSVIPELEGAVGALEAEIKRLEEEEAALQESIQQTIGGLSDLRYGKLANGKLRDEIVDGLKSLQEACENKS from the exons ATGCCGCCACCATCAGAATCCGACATCCTCACAAACTACCTCCTTCAGCCAGCACCCcttccatccatcaccacaTTTAACCAATTCGTACTCCTCTTCCCCCGCCCGCTTCACAATTCGCCTCAGCTGCGGTCTCTGTACCGCGACTTGCAGGCGCAGCGCAATGCGGTGGTTGACGCTGTGGCTGCGAGCATTCAGGATGAGGTGAAGCGCGGGGTGGTCATGAGAAGGGAGGTTCTACGGCTAAAGAGAGAGGCGGAGAGGGAAGATATAGATGGTGAGGTTGAGATGGAGCGAGCA CTGTTTGGTCCCGATTCTGGTTTGAAGAGCGCAACGCACAGCCTCAACTCTGTGATTCCCGAGCTGGAAGGTGCCGTTGGCGCACTTGAAGCAGAGATCAAGaggcttgaagaagaagaggcggctCTCCAAGAGTCCATCCAGCAGACGATTGGCGGGCTGAGCGATCTTCGCTACGGCAAACTGGCCAACGGCAAACTCCGAGATGAGATTGTCGACGGCTTGAAATCACTCCAAGAAGCATGCGAGAACAAGTCATGA